GGAATGCGAGACCGCACCACGCCCAGAACACCTGCACCCCGGCTCTCGTCCGACACACCGGCCAGGCGCAGTATGTCCTCGCGGTTCTCTTCCTGGATGATGTTGACGATGTCATCGACCGTGATCTGTCCGACCAGCCGCCCGGCGGCGTCGACGACAGGGGCCGAGATCAGGTGATATTTCTCGAAGATGTAGGCGACTTCTTCCTGATCCTGATCGACGGCGATCACATTGACCGGCTCCATCAGGTCAGACAGCCGGATGTCGCGCCCCGCACGCAGAAGCCAGCTGATCGGTATGCCGCCCACCGGCTTGTTCGACGGATCGACCACATAGATGTCGAAGAACAGTTCAGGCAGTTCTTCGTGCTGGGCGCGAACATGGTCGATGGTGTCGCCGACGGTCCAGAACTGGGGCGCGGCCATCACCTCGCGCTGCATCAGGCGCCCGGCGGTGTCCTCGGCATAGCCCAGGCTGTTTTCAATGGCAGCCCGATCGACCAGGGGCATGGCCGACAGGACGCGCTCTCTCTGATCGTCCTCCAGATCCTCGACCACGGCGGCGGCGTCGTCGGAATCCAGCTCCTGCAGGGCTTCGGCCAGGGCTCCGGCGGGCAGGCGCTCCAGCACCTCTTCGCGAATCCCGTCGTCCAGTTCCGGCAGGGTCTCACCCAGCAGGTCCGGCGAGAGGCCCAGCACCACGACGGTCCGGTGCTCGGACGTCAGAAAGCCCATCAGGTCGGCGACGTCGGCGGGGTGCAGGCCATCGAGCAAAGCGCGCAGCCGGGGACCGTCGCCGTCGTCAGCGGCATCCACGACTTTTTCAACGAACCCGGCGGTCAGCACATAGTCGTCGTCCAGGGCCTCGTTGTCCTGGACGGTGACGTCGGGATCGAGGGTGGCGATGGTGTCGCTCACGCGGGGGGCCTCCCTCTCTCG
The genomic region above belongs to Brevundimonas vitisensis and contains:
- the mgtE gene encoding magnesium transporter, which codes for MSDTIATLDPDVTVQDNEALDDDYVLTAGFVEKVVDAADDGDGPRLRALLDGLHPADVADLMGFLTSEHRTVVVLGLSPDLLGETLPELDDGIREEVLERLPAGALAEALQELDSDDAAAVVEDLEDDQRERVLSAMPLVDRAAIENSLGYAEDTAGRLMQREVMAAPQFWTVGDTIDHVRAQHEELPELFFDIYVVDPSNKPVGGIPISWLLRAGRDIRLSDLMEPVNVIAVDQDQEEVAYIFEKYHLISAPVVDAAGRLVGQITVDDIVNIIQEENREDILRLAGVSDESRGAGVLGVVRSRIPWLIVNLGTAVFASLVIGQFQTEIETLVALAVLMPVVASIGGNAGTQALTVAVRSLAARELTSANAMRILTREIMVGLTNGVTIAVLMAAIAGVWFGLPKLSLTIGLAVLINLVAASLAGTLIPIILDRLDRDPAVASPVFVTWITDTVGFFSFLGLAGLILL